The nucleotide sequence TATTTTGGATTATTCGGGTATTTCcctatatttataatagtCCCGAATAAAAGcttaacataaatatgttataaaaaatgcttttaagtCCCCGTCGCAGTAGAACAagccagagtcgtataaacaccgagtagtccaactgccgtctatgtgtgcccaaaatagagcaaaagtggtgactttgacaatgggtctaaacaaacttgttacgttttgtttgtgttttccttctgtgggaaggtgtaaaacagcttctatttaccttaccaaacattttttggaaaaaatatataattttagccgcgttaaatgactaaaatgtcgcaaatcaaccgcttctaattctaatttttgactttttttttgacacagaaaacaaatagcacatgatttttacatttttcaacctttaaatttgtttttaggcgcaagtttttctgtaatttaccgaaaaacatacattttccatATACCAACTGTGtaattttggacccaaattgccgttcaatttgtgttttacgtaacaatgggttggactactcggtatttctatggctctggaaCAAGCTACAGTCTGCAACTTAAAAGTGATGCCTTACTATCATAAGAATTGTTAAACTCATACGCCGGGAATATttgttcataaaacaaccaatgATCGCAATGTTTGTCAACgtgatttatttatagttaaaGCAGTGATCATgtactttttgtatttttacgcTGCTGTATGCCAATTCATTCAAGAATTGCTAATTTCATACGCCGACAATATttgttcataaaacaacctatAAAACGTAAACGTTACATCCTTGCGTGACAAAGCCGTAACTCAGagtaatacagtagggtggggaagatgggacacctttttattctattttctcgtcccatttagtagtgtACATATAACGCGGAACTGTACaagcaaaataaatgtaaagttatttaacggtgaaatataaagttatttattcaacaaatATAACATGGGTCATATATACTGAAGACTTTGTGCTTTAAGTGCGAAAGAAAAGGGCAGAGAGTTGAGAAGACGGGGTGATGTGAGAAAAAGCTAAATGACATCGTATGTGGTCTAAAAAGAAGAGAAGTTTCTCGTTTAACCATAGATatggtttaacttttataaaataaaatatcgcTGAGTTAGATACGTGACGTTATTCGTTGGTATCACGTGTTTCGACACGTCACAATCGCCTATTGGTTCGATTCAAATGTGACGTAACCATCGTTGGAGTCGTGACGTATCGGTTCAAGATACTCCCCTTGTTGTGGGGGAGGGGGTGCGGTGACGTCATGCTGCGCTTGATTCCGttcgtttgtgatgtcatagtattGACGTGTTGGTTCAAGATGCAGCTCTTGTTGTAGGGGAGGGGGTACAGTGACGTAATTGTTTCTAAAACagaagtttaattaattgttcGTCGCGATAACTTAAAACTTAATTCTAGCAACTTACATTCGTTTCTTACAGTAAATTCCAATAATAAATACGACACTCGTTCCAACAATACTTCCTAATGAAGACATGACGACATGGATTGTTGAGAATTCACCCGATGTCTTCATCTGTTCTAGTGGGtcattgtttgttgttgttgtaaaggCCCTTTGTGTGTCTGTTAGTGTTTTGTCATACGTTGCTGGTTTGCCGGTACTCTGTGTgtctgttgttgttttgtcggtACTCTGtaagtttgttgttgtttgtagtTGGGTCGTTGTGTCTTTTTCTGAGTACAACGACGTCatttagttattatttttcttaaattataAACGGAAAACAGCGCCAAGAATTCCCGCCAAAATAAATACGTATGCGCTGCATATTTCCAAAGACCTTATACTCAACGCGCAGGTTATCCCGCGGCACATCGGTTGCAGAGCATTGATTGAGCACGGTAGAGGTCATATAGATCTTTTTTCgtcaaacagttgttcttgttgttgttttttgtgcGACTTTTTCCGCACTTgtctcaattcttaattctagcatttattctttaatctcttgattgaaatcaaatcataatatatgtttataatttttagactaaattttcacatttaaaaccgcataatTAGCGTGTGGCCGTCCGTCACGTGTGTGTNNNNNNNNNNNNNNNNNNNNNNNNNNNNNNNNNNNNNNNNNNNNNNNNNNNNNNNNNNNNNNNNNNNNNNNNNNNNNNNNNNNNNNNNNNNNNNNNNNNNNNNNNNNNNNNNNNNNNNNNNNNNNNNNNNNNNNNNNNNNNNNNNNNNNNNNNNNNNNNNNNNNNNNNNNNNNNNNNNNNNNNNNNNNNNNNNNNNNNNNNNNNNNNNNNNNNNNNNNNNNNNNNNNNNNNNNNNNNNNNNNNNNNNNNNNNNNNNNNNNNNNNNNNNNNNNNNNNNNNNNNNNNNNNNNNNNNNNNNNNNNNNNNNNNNNNNNNNNNNNNNNNNNNNNNNNNNNNNNNNNNNNNNNNNNNNNNNNNNNNNNNNNNNNNNNNNNNNNNNNNNNNNNNNNNNNNNNNNNNNNNNNNNNNNNNNNNNNNNNNNNNNNNNNNNNNNNNNNNNNNNNNNNNNNNNNNNNNNNNNNNNNNNNNNNNNNNNNNNNNNNNNNNNNNNNNNNNNNNNNNNNNNNNNNNNNNNNNNNNNNNNNNNNNNNNNNNNNNNNNNNNNNNTATAACCTGACGTCACCATCGTTCCGTCATTCCACTGGAATCCTGTTGAACTTGAATTGATTCGGTTCATCCCAATGAAGAAATGTTTCCACGTGACACCTGCATGCAACAAACacttgtaactttgtataGTTAAGACTATATAACATAGATTATAGAATACCTGGATACAACAATTTTATCTTCTCCATCACAAAATCTTGaacttgtttagttttaatgcGAGCAAGTGTAGCGTTCATTGAATTACACGCACTAACTGCAGTTGAATAGTTACCCTCCAcaccagtatatatataatactcgTTCGTACAAGGTTTATACCAGGTAACTTGTCCTTTGCATATCACAACCAAACAGAAAGAAACAACGAAAAGCAGCCAATTCTTCATTTTAACCACAGGTCAGGGGTTTACTACTAGTTTGCTTATTTGGATCTTAATTATTGAATGTGTTTAAACTGCCttagtggggtctagatggtcacattctgggtgttggggtaatagacctacatcccaggtctcagacTTTCTGTATATAAACTATCTCAGCGTCAAACCAGTGCTGGGgtatagatggtagcaccctgggtgttggggtaataga is from Ciona intestinalis unplaced genomic scaffold, KH HT000811.1, whole genome shotgun sequence and encodes:
- the LOC104266046 gene encoding uncharacterized protein LOC104266046 isoform X2 translates to MTSLYSEKDTTTQLQTTTNLQSTDKTTTDTQRAFTTTTNNDPLEQMKTSGEFSTIHVVMSSLGSIVGTSVVFIIGIYCKKRINNYVTVPPPLQQELHLEPTRQYYDITNERNQAQHDVTAPPPPQQGEYLEPIRHDSNDGYVTFESNQ
- the LOC104266046 gene encoding uncharacterized protein LOC104266046 isoform X1, whose translation is MTSLYSEKDTTTQLQTTTNLQSTDKTTTDTQSTGKPATYDKTLTDTQRAFTTTTNNDPLEQMKTSGEFSTIHVVMSSLGSIVGTSVVFIIGIYCKKRINNYVTVPPPLQQELHLEPTRQYYDITNERNQAQHDVTAPPPPQQGEYLEPIRHDSNDGYVTFESNQ